From a single Deltaproteobacteria bacterium genomic region:
- a CDS encoding ATP-grasp domain-containing protein yields the protein MKKVLIANRGEIAVRIIRACRELGLKTVAIHSTVDRDSLHAKLADESICIGPGPSVQSYLRIPAVMSAVEISGADAVHPGYGFLSENADFARICREYKINFIGPDPEHIHALGNKVEARALALKAKVPMLPGSKGVVRSEEEALELAKEIGYPMIIKAAAGGGGRGMKVVNKPEELVRQFQLAQAEAQAGFGNPDCFIERYCARPRHIEIQLVADKHGNYAHLGERDCSIQRRHQKLVEESPSPVMTPELRSRIGEAAIRLAKAVGYVSLGTAEFLLDEDGQFYFMEVNTRVQVEHTVTEEVTGIDLVKEQIRIARGEKLSFDPASIKLTGHAMECRINAEDPSSFAPWPGKVTAYHEPG from the coding sequence ATGAAGAAAGTACTCATTGCCAACCGCGGCGAGATCGCCGTGCGGATCATCAGGGCTTGTCGTGAGCTTGGGCTGAAAACCGTGGCGATCCACTCGACGGTGGATCGTGACTCGCTCCATGCTAAATTAGCTGACGAGAGCATCTGTATCGGCCCCGGGCCGAGCGTGCAGAGTTACCTGCGGATCCCCGCCGTGATGAGTGCGGTAGAGATCTCAGGTGCAGATGCAGTACATCCCGGCTACGGTTTCCTGTCGGAGAATGCTGACTTTGCCCGGATCTGCCGTGAGTACAAAATCAACTTCATCGGCCCAGACCCTGAGCATATCCACGCCCTCGGCAACAAAGTCGAGGCCCGCGCTTTGGCTCTAAAAGCAAAGGTCCCCATGCTACCCGGTAGCAAGGGTGTGGTGCGGTCGGAAGAAGAGGCCCTCGAGCTGGCCAAGGAAATCGGCTACCCCATGATCATCAAGGCAGCAGCCGGCGGCGGTGGTCGGGGAATGAAGGTGGTGAATAAGCCTGAGGAGCTGGTGCGTCAGTTTCAGCTTGCTCAAGCTGAGGCCCAAGCGGGATTCGGTAATCCCGACTGCTTTATTGAGCGATACTGTGCGCGTCCCCGACACATCGAGATCCAGCTGGTGGCCGACAAGCACGGCAACTATGCCCACCTCGGTGAGCGTGATTGTTCGATTCAGCGGCGGCATCAAAAGTTGGTGGAAGAGTCGCCCAGCCCCGTGATGACCCCGGAGCTGCGCAGTCGTATCGGCGAGGCTGCCATCAGGCTAGCTAAGGCCGTGGGTTATGTCTCCCTCGGTACCGCCGAGTTTCTTTTGGATGAAGACGGTCAGTTCTACTTCATGGAAGTGAATACCCGCGTCCAGGTCGAGCACACTGTGACAGAAGAGGTGACCGGTATCGATCTCGTCAAGGAGCAGATTCGGATCGCCCGTGGTGAGAAGCTGTCGTTCGACCCAGCGAGCATCAAGCTGACGGGGCATGCGATGGAGTGTCGCATCAACGCTGAGGATCCAAGCAGCTTTGCCCCTTGGCCGGGCAAGGTGACGGCTTACCACGAGCCAGGCG
- a CDS encoding acetyl-CoA carboxylase biotin carboxyl carrier protein, producing MKLDQLEKVIELVRRHGIHQLEVEDENLRISVTATAPGAPLTHGFGAGLPLAAQQAFVTPPAYGAPVASVSPATPAATPAAKPAPVISGRLLKSPFVGTFYRSPSPGSDAFVDIGKRVKKGDTLCIIEAMKLMNEIEAEFDGVIKEILVDNEQPVEFDQPLFVLE from the coding sequence ATGAAGCTGGATCAGCTTGAGAAGGTGATTGAGCTGGTGCGTCGTCACGGTATTCATCAGCTTGAAGTTGAGGATGAAAATCTACGGATCAGCGTTACCGCCACGGCGCCAGGAGCTCCGTTAACGCACGGATTCGGCGCAGGTCTGCCGCTCGCGGCGCAACAGGCCTTCGTGACACCGCCAGCTTACGGCGCTCCCGTGGCCAGCGTCTCGCCAGCCACTCCCGCAGCTACTCCGGCTGCTAAGCCTGCGCCGGTGATTTCCGGGCGGTTGCTCAAATCACCGTTCGTCGGCACCTTCTACCGCTCGCCGTCGCCTGGCTCTGATGCCTTTGTTGATATCGGCAAGCGAGTTAAAAAGGGCGACACCCTTTGTATCATTGAAGCGATGAAGTTGATGAACGAAATCGAGGCTGAGTTTGACGGTGTCATCAAGGAGATCTTGGTCGACAACGAGCAGCCTGTGGAATTCGACCAACCGTTGTTCGTGCTGGAATAA
- the efp gene encoding elongation factor P, protein MYSTTDFKKGVQIEFKDQAWTIVEFQHVNPGKGAAFTRTKLKNLETGRVIEATFKSGEKVGIPDVQTKAMQYLYNDGESYTFMDQQSYDQVQLTNDEIGDAKDYIIENSVVNVTYYKGKPVSVALPNFVELTVRETQPNIKGDTSGGGGKPATMETGLVVTVPFHIAEGHILKIDTRTGEYVEKVR, encoded by the coding sequence ATGTACTCAACCACTGACTTTAAAAAAGGCGTGCAGATCGAATTCAAGGACCAGGCTTGGACGATTGTCGAGTTTCAGCACGTCAACCCGGGCAAAGGCGCGGCTTTCACACGCACCAAACTGAAAAATCTCGAGACTGGCCGCGTCATTGAAGCCACCTTCAAATCCGGCGAGAAGGTCGGCATCCCGGACGTGCAGACTAAGGCTATGCAGTATCTCTACAACGATGGCGAGAGCTACACCTTTATGGATCAGCAGAGCTACGACCAGGTGCAGCTCACCAATGACGAGATCGGTGATGCCAAGGACTACATCATTGAGAACAGCGTCGTGAACGTGACCTACTACAAGGGCAAGCCGGTTTCCGTTGCACTGCCCAACTTTGTCGAGCTCACCGTGCGTGAGACGCAGCCTAACATTAAAGGTGACACCTCCGGCGGCGGCGGTAAGCCGGCGACCATGGAGACTGGTCTCGTGGTGACTGTACCGTTCCACATTGCTGAGGGCCACATTCTTAAAATTGACACCCGTACTGGCGAGTACGTGGAAAAGGTGAGGTAA
- a CDS encoding alpha/beta fold hydrolase: MPLGRSAASRPPPRLLSSHTTWAKTILNAPQHTKQVRAVLAIEATILAVLFLAAFVFWKHICGSSLDSCLAGDPLPRVLTFILLSAVRPFIFTPLAFLAILGGKTFGIWTGALLTAVGSVLSCLAVFAISKTAGQRYAKPWLRANLPATFKFLRSQDYKIVFAARLLPILPFDVMSFLFGALDFRLRSVALFSFLGVLPEAYLYAKLVDPAETALGSTVALLELVAVSIIAPLLVFEYISRKNGSSMWQRLKAVMAEIRYEARVNNDIVKQHKFDPDKTPVLLLYGFFSSRRTMTQLERLLSERGFQVMSFNLGGLLGTFFTADIIETANFIDYKIKRQCERYGFQKIHIVAHSKGGLVALWWALKLGGHLRCDKIVTMGTPFCGTWLTYLALVTPLGLLWRDVGQMRPGSDFLRDLHEASVPPNLGISCIYSRRDRVAIGAKGIFVPSAPTSQVEAIPVHHISHFEMLYSPEIADKLATILSSDGPKSETAA; encoded by the coding sequence TTGCCGCTGGGCCGCTCTGCGGCCTCGCGTCCTCCCCCTCGCCTACTTTCGTCCCACACAACTTGGGCAAAGACCATCTTGAACGCACCTCAGCATACCAAACAAGTTCGTGCTGTGCTTGCCATTGAGGCAACAATACTGGCCGTATTATTTCTTGCCGCATTTGTATTTTGGAAACACATCTGCGGCAGCTCGCTCGACTCTTGTTTAGCCGGTGATCCGCTACCGCGCGTCCTCACCTTTATTTTACTGTCGGCGGTACGCCCTTTCATTTTCACACCGCTTGCCTTTCTGGCGATCTTAGGCGGTAAGACTTTCGGCATATGGACAGGTGCCTTGCTGACTGCAGTGGGCAGTGTGCTCTCGTGCCTCGCGGTCTTTGCCATCAGCAAAACTGCTGGCCAGCGCTACGCTAAGCCGTGGCTCCGCGCCAATCTACCCGCGACTTTTAAGTTCCTGCGCTCGCAGGATTACAAGATTGTTTTTGCTGCCCGCCTCCTGCCGATTCTGCCCTTTGATGTTATGAGCTTCCTCTTTGGGGCTCTCGATTTTCGCCTGCGCAGCGTCGCTCTTTTCAGCTTCCTCGGCGTCCTGCCTGAGGCCTATCTTTATGCCAAGCTCGTCGATCCAGCTGAAACGGCGTTAGGCTCCACCGTAGCGCTCCTGGAATTAGTGGCCGTAAGCATCATTGCCCCATTGCTCGTATTTGAATACATCAGCCGCAAAAACGGTTCCAGTATGTGGCAACGCCTCAAAGCCGTGATGGCGGAGATTCGCTACGAGGCCAGGGTCAATAACGACATCGTCAAACAGCACAAATTTGATCCGGATAAAACGCCGGTGTTGCTGCTGTACGGTTTTTTCTCGTCTCGTCGCACCATGACGCAGCTCGAGCGCCTCTTGTCGGAGCGCGGGTTTCAAGTGATGTCGTTTAATCTGGGTGGCCTGCTGGGGACTTTTTTCACGGCAGATATCATCGAGACGGCTAACTTCATCGACTACAAAATCAAGCGCCAGTGTGAGCGTTACGGGTTTCAGAAGATTCACATTGTCGCCCACTCCAAAGGCGGGCTCGTGGCCCTCTGGTGGGCCCTGAAACTCGGCGGCCATCTGCGCTGCGACAAGATCGTGACGATGGGTACCCCCTTCTGCGGTACCTGGCTCACCTATCTCGCTTTGGTGACGCCACTCGGACTCCTTTGGCGCGATGTCGGGCAGATGCGGCCCGGGTCCGACTTTCTGCGTGACCTTCATGAGGCATCCGTCCCGCCAAATCTAGGAATCAGCTGTATTTATTCGCGACGCGACCGGGTTGCCATCGGCGCCAAGGGGATATTTGTTCCGAGTGCACCGACATCTCAGGTAGAGGCCATTCCCGTGCATCACATAAGCCATTTT